A genomic region of Balaenoptera acutorostrata chromosome 4, mBalAcu1.1, whole genome shotgun sequence contains the following coding sequences:
- the CHRD gene encoding chordin isoform X2 — translation MPSLPAPPAPLLLLGLLLLCSRPARGAGPEHPALPIRPEKEPLPIRGAAGCSFGGKVYALDETWHPDLGEPFGVMRCVLCACEAPQWGRRARGAGRVSCKNIKPECPTLACGQPRQLPGHCCQTCPQERSGLEKQPTGLAFEYPRDPEHRSYSDRGEPGAEDRGRGDGHTGRQGLDFVALLTGPRSQAVARARVSLLRSSLRFSISYRRLDRPTRIRFSDSTGSILFEHPAAPTQDGLVCGVWRAVPRLSLRLLRAEQLHVALVTPSHPSGEVWGPLIRHRALAAETFSAILTLEGPPQQGIGGIALLTLSDTEDSLHFLLLFRGLLEARSGGPAQVPLRLQILHQGKLLRELQANASAQEPGFAEVLPNLTSQEMDWLVLGELQMALERASGPGLRISGHIAARQSCDVLQSVLCGADALIPVQTGAAGSASLTLLGNGSLIYQVQVVGTGSEVVAMTLETKPQRRNQHTVLCHMAGLQLGGYMAVGVCPGLGARGAHMLLQNELFLNVGTKDFPDGELRGHVAALPYSGHSARHDTLPVPLAGALVLPPVQSQAAGHAWLSLDTHCHLHYEVLLAGLGGSEQGTITAHLLGPPGMPGPRRLLKGFYGPEAQGVVKDLEPELLRHLAQGSASLLITTKGSPQGELQGQVHITNQCEAGGLRLAAAGAEEVRVPGALDAVVAEAAALPAVLGPDTPAPAKPGGPGRLRDPNTCFFEGQQRPHGARWAPNYDPLCSLCTCQRRTVICDPMVCPPPSCPSPVQAPDQCCPVCLEKQDVRDLPGLPKNRDPGEGCYFDGDRSWRAAGTRWHPVVPPFGLIKCAVCTCKGGTGEVHCEKVQCPRLACAQPVRANPTDCCKQCPVGSGAHPQLGDPMQADGPRGCRFAGQWFPESQSWHPSVPPFGEMSCITCRCGLQTPGQSQSWRKKLKAPREQPEGRVTKRMGPGLGEEGRRGPRILLRELQCLWPLFSASSPSPTTSGNHNSTRGGGSQGRPMPCPLQLRPCHPLASALEAQPLSFCT, via the exons ATGCCGAGCCTCCCGGCCCCGCCGGCCCCGCTGCTGCTCCTCGGGCTGCTGCTGCTCTGCTCCCGGCCGGCCCGCGGCGCCGGCCCCGAGCACCCAGCGCTGCCCATCCGGCCCGAGAAGGAGCCGCTGCCCATTCGGGGAGCAGCAG GCTGCTCCTTCGGCGGGAAGGTCTATGCCTTGGACGAGACGTGGCACCCGGACCTGGGGGAGCCCTTCGGGGTGATGCGCTGCGTGTTGTGTGCCTGCGAGGCG CCTCAGTGGGGTCGCCGCGCAAGGGGCGCGGGCAGGGTCAGCTGCAAGAACATCAAACCTGAGTGCCCAACCCTGGCCTGCGGGCAGCCGCGCCAGCTGCCTGGACACTGCTGCCAGACCTGCCCCCAGG AGCGCAGCGGTCTGGAAAAGCAGCCGACGGGCCTGGCCTTCGAGTATCCGCGGGACCCAGAGCACCGAAGCTACAGCGACCGCGGGGAGCCGGGAGCTGAGGATCGGGGGCGTGGAGACGGCCACACGGGTAGGCAGGGGCTGG ACTTCGTGGCGCTGCTGACAGGGCCAAGGTCACAAGCGGTGGCACGGGCCCGAGTGTCACTGCTGCGCTCTAGTCTGCGGTTCTCCATCTCCTACCGGCG GCTGGaccgccctacccgaatccgctTCTCAGACTCCACTGGCAGCATCCTGTTTGAACACCCTGCAGCCCCTACCCAAGATGGCCTG GTCTGTGGTGTGTGGCGAGCAGTGCCTCGGTTGTCTCTGCGGCTCCTTAGGGCAGAACAGCTGCATGTGGCACTCGTGACACCCAGTCACCCTTCAGGGGAGGTCTGGGGGCCTCTCATCCGGCATCGGGCCCTGGCCGCAG AGACCTTCAGTGCCATCCTGACCCTGGAAGGCCCCCCACAGCAGGGCATAGGGGGCATTGCCCTCCTCACGCTCAGTGACACAGAGGACTCCTTGCATTTTTTGCTGCTCTTCCGTGGGCTGCTGGAAGCCAGGAGTGGGG GACCAGCCCAGGTTCCCTTGCGGCTCCAGATTCTACACCAGGGGAAGCTACTACGAGAGCTCCAGGCCAATGCCTCAGCCCAG GAGCCGGGCTTTGCTGAAGTGCTGCCCAACCTGACATCCCAGGAGATGGACTGGCTGGTGCTGGGGGAGCTGCAGATGGCCCTGGAGAGGGCAAGTGGGCCAGGGCTGCGCATCAGTGGACACATTGCTGCCAGGCAGAGCTGTGATG TTCTGCAAAGTGTCCTTTGTGGGGCCGATGCCCTGATCCCCGTTCAGACAGGTGCAGCCGGCTCAGCCAGCCTTACACTGCTAGGAAACGGCTCCCTGATCTACCAA GTACAGGTGGTAGGTACAGGCAGTGAGGTGGTGGCCATGACGCTGGAGACCAAGCCTCAGCGGAGGAACCAGCACACTGTCCTGTGCCACATGGCTGGACTCCAGCTGGGAGGATACATG gcTGTGGGTGTCTGCCCTGGGCTGGGTGCCCGGGGGGCTCATATGCTGCTGCAGAATGAGCTGTTCCTGAACGTGGGCACCAAGGACTTCCCAGATGGAGAGCTGCGGGGGCACGTGGCTGCCCTGCCCTACAGTGGGCACAGCGCCCGCCATGATA CACTACCTGTGCCCCTGGCAGGAGCCCTGGTGTTGCCCCCCGTGCAGAGCCAGGCAGCAGGGCATGCCTGGCTCTCCCTGGATACCCACTGTCACCTGCACTATGAAGTGCTGCTGGCTGGGCTTGGTGGCTCAGAACAGGGCACCATCACTGCCCACCTCCTCGGGCCTCCTGGGATGCCAGGGCCCCGGCGGCTGCTGAAGGGATTCTATGGCCCAGAG GCCCAGGGCGTGGTGAAGGATCTGGAGCCTGAGCTGCTGCGGCACCTGGCACAGGGCTCTGCCTCCTTGCTGATCACCACCAAGGGTAGCCCCCAAGGGGAGCTGCAAGGGCAG GTGCACATCACCAACCAGTGCGAGGCGGGCGGCCTGCGCCTGGCGGCGGCAGGGGCCGAAGAAGTGCGGGTGCCCGGGGCTCTGGATGCAGTGGTGGCCGAGGCGGCTGCGCTGCCCGCTGTGCTGGGCCCAGACACCCCAGCGCCAGCCAAACCTGGTGGCCCCGGGCGGCTCCGAGACCCCAACACCTGCTTCTTCGAGGGGCAGCAGCGCCCCCATGGGGCTCGCTGGGCTCCTAACTATGACCCGCTCTGCTCGCTCTGCACCTGCCAG AGACGCACGGTGATCTGTGACCCCATGGTGTGCCCACCACCCAGCTGCCCAAGCCCGGTGCAGGCGCCGGACCAGTGCTGCCCTGTGTGCCTGG AGAAGCAAGATGTCAGAGACCTGCCGGGGCTGCCGAAGAACAGGGACCCTGGAGAGG GCTGCTATTTTGATGGCGACCGGAGCTGGCGGGCAGCGGGCACCCGGTGGCACCCTGTCGTGCCCCCATTTGGCTTAATTAAGTGCGCTGTCTGCACCTGCAAG GGGGGCACTGGAGAGGTGCACTGTGAGAAGGTGCAGTGTCCCCGGCTGGCCTGTGCCCAGCCTGTCCGTGCCAACCCCACTGACTGCTGCAAACAGTGTCCAG TGGGGTCAGGGGCCCACCCCCAGCTGGGGGACCCCATGCAGGCTGATGGGCCCCGGGGCTGCCGTTTTGCAGGGCAGTGGTTCCCGGAGAGCCAGAGCTGGCACCCTTCGGTGCCCCCCTTTGGGGAGATGAGCTGCATCACCTGCAGATGTGGG TTGCAGACACCAGGACAGTCCCAGAGCTGGAGAAAGAAGCTGAAGGCTCCTAGGGAGCAGCCAGAAGGCCGCGTGACCAAGAGgatggggcctgggctgggggaggaggggcgccGAGGACCCCGCATTCTCCTGCGGGAACTCCAGTGCCTTTGGCCCCTCttttctgcctcttctccctcccccactacCTCTGGGAACCACAACTCCACAAGGGGGGGGGGTAGCCAGGGCCGACCAATGCCATGTCCACTCCAGCTTCGGCCTTGTCACCCTCTCGCCTCTGCCTTGGAAGCCCAACCCCTTTCCTTCTGTACATAA
- the CHRD gene encoding chordin isoform X9 has translation MPSLPAPPAPLLLLGLLLLCSRPARGAGPEHPALPIRPEKEPLPIRGAAGCSFGGKVYALDETWHPDLGEPFGVMRCVLCACEAPQWGRRARGAGRVSCKNIKPECPTLACGQPRQLPGHCCQTCPQERSGLEKQPTGLAFEYPRDPEHRSYSDRGEPGAEDRGRGDGHTGRQGLDFVALLTGPRSQAVARARVSLLRSSLRFSISYRRLDRPTRIRFSDSTGSILFEHPAAPTQDGLVCGVWRAVPRLSLRLLRAEQLHVALVTPSHPSGEVWGPLIRHRALAAETFSAILTLEGPPQQGIGGIALLTLSDTEDSLHFLLLFRGLLEARSGGPAQVPLRLQILHQGKLLRELQANASAQEPGFAEVLPNLTSQEMDWLVLGELQMALERASGPGLRISGHIAARQSCDVLQSVLCGADALIPVQTGAAGSASLTLLGNGSLIYQVQVVGTGSEVVAMTLETKPQRRNQHTVLCHMAGLQLGGYMAVGVCPGLGARGAHMLLQNELFLNVGTKDFPDGELRGHVAALPYSGHSARHDTLPVPLAGALVLPPVQSQAAGHAWLSLDTHCHLHYEVLLAGLGGSEQGTITAHLLGPPGMPGPRRLLKGFYGPEAQGVVKDLEPELLRHLAQGSASLLITTKGSPQGELQGQVHITNQCEAGGLRLAAAGAEEVRVPGALDAVVAEAAALPAVLGPDTPAPAKPGGPGRLRDPNTCFFEGQQRPHGARWAPNYDPLCSLCTCQRRTVICDPMVCPPPSCPSPVQAPDQCCPVCLEKQDVRDLPGLPKNRDPGEGCYFDGDRSWRAAGTRWHPVVPPFGLIKCAVCTCKWGQGPTPSWGTPCRLMGPGAAVLQGSGSRRARAGTLRCPPLGR, from the exons ATGCCGAGCCTCCCGGCCCCGCCGGCCCCGCTGCTGCTCCTCGGGCTGCTGCTGCTCTGCTCCCGGCCGGCCCGCGGCGCCGGCCCCGAGCACCCAGCGCTGCCCATCCGGCCCGAGAAGGAGCCGCTGCCCATTCGGGGAGCAGCAG GCTGCTCCTTCGGCGGGAAGGTCTATGCCTTGGACGAGACGTGGCACCCGGACCTGGGGGAGCCCTTCGGGGTGATGCGCTGCGTGTTGTGTGCCTGCGAGGCG CCTCAGTGGGGTCGCCGCGCAAGGGGCGCGGGCAGGGTCAGCTGCAAGAACATCAAACCTGAGTGCCCAACCCTGGCCTGCGGGCAGCCGCGCCAGCTGCCTGGACACTGCTGCCAGACCTGCCCCCAGG AGCGCAGCGGTCTGGAAAAGCAGCCGACGGGCCTGGCCTTCGAGTATCCGCGGGACCCAGAGCACCGAAGCTACAGCGACCGCGGGGAGCCGGGAGCTGAGGATCGGGGGCGTGGAGACGGCCACACGGGTAGGCAGGGGCTGG ACTTCGTGGCGCTGCTGACAGGGCCAAGGTCACAAGCGGTGGCACGGGCCCGAGTGTCACTGCTGCGCTCTAGTCTGCGGTTCTCCATCTCCTACCGGCG GCTGGaccgccctacccgaatccgctTCTCAGACTCCACTGGCAGCATCCTGTTTGAACACCCTGCAGCCCCTACCCAAGATGGCCTG GTCTGTGGTGTGTGGCGAGCAGTGCCTCGGTTGTCTCTGCGGCTCCTTAGGGCAGAACAGCTGCATGTGGCACTCGTGACACCCAGTCACCCTTCAGGGGAGGTCTGGGGGCCTCTCATCCGGCATCGGGCCCTGGCCGCAG AGACCTTCAGTGCCATCCTGACCCTGGAAGGCCCCCCACAGCAGGGCATAGGGGGCATTGCCCTCCTCACGCTCAGTGACACAGAGGACTCCTTGCATTTTTTGCTGCTCTTCCGTGGGCTGCTGGAAGCCAGGAGTGGGG GACCAGCCCAGGTTCCCTTGCGGCTCCAGATTCTACACCAGGGGAAGCTACTACGAGAGCTCCAGGCCAATGCCTCAGCCCAG GAGCCGGGCTTTGCTGAAGTGCTGCCCAACCTGACATCCCAGGAGATGGACTGGCTGGTGCTGGGGGAGCTGCAGATGGCCCTGGAGAGGGCAAGTGGGCCAGGGCTGCGCATCAGTGGACACATTGCTGCCAGGCAGAGCTGTGATG TTCTGCAAAGTGTCCTTTGTGGGGCCGATGCCCTGATCCCCGTTCAGACAGGTGCAGCCGGCTCAGCCAGCCTTACACTGCTAGGAAACGGCTCCCTGATCTACCAA GTACAGGTGGTAGGTACAGGCAGTGAGGTGGTGGCCATGACGCTGGAGACCAAGCCTCAGCGGAGGAACCAGCACACTGTCCTGTGCCACATGGCTGGACTCCAGCTGGGAGGATACATG gcTGTGGGTGTCTGCCCTGGGCTGGGTGCCCGGGGGGCTCATATGCTGCTGCAGAATGAGCTGTTCCTGAACGTGGGCACCAAGGACTTCCCAGATGGAGAGCTGCGGGGGCACGTGGCTGCCCTGCCCTACAGTGGGCACAGCGCCCGCCATGATA CACTACCTGTGCCCCTGGCAGGAGCCCTGGTGTTGCCCCCCGTGCAGAGCCAGGCAGCAGGGCATGCCTGGCTCTCCCTGGATACCCACTGTCACCTGCACTATGAAGTGCTGCTGGCTGGGCTTGGTGGCTCAGAACAGGGCACCATCACTGCCCACCTCCTCGGGCCTCCTGGGATGCCAGGGCCCCGGCGGCTGCTGAAGGGATTCTATGGCCCAGAG GCCCAGGGCGTGGTGAAGGATCTGGAGCCTGAGCTGCTGCGGCACCTGGCACAGGGCTCTGCCTCCTTGCTGATCACCACCAAGGGTAGCCCCCAAGGGGAGCTGCAAGGGCAG GTGCACATCACCAACCAGTGCGAGGCGGGCGGCCTGCGCCTGGCGGCGGCAGGGGCCGAAGAAGTGCGGGTGCCCGGGGCTCTGGATGCAGTGGTGGCCGAGGCGGCTGCGCTGCCCGCTGTGCTGGGCCCAGACACCCCAGCGCCAGCCAAACCTGGTGGCCCCGGGCGGCTCCGAGACCCCAACACCTGCTTCTTCGAGGGGCAGCAGCGCCCCCATGGGGCTCGCTGGGCTCCTAACTATGACCCGCTCTGCTCGCTCTGCACCTGCCAG AGACGCACGGTGATCTGTGACCCCATGGTGTGCCCACCACCCAGCTGCCCAAGCCCGGTGCAGGCGCCGGACCAGTGCTGCCCTGTGTGCCTGG AGAAGCAAGATGTCAGAGACCTGCCGGGGCTGCCGAAGAACAGGGACCCTGGAGAGG GCTGCTATTTTGATGGCGACCGGAGCTGGCGGGCAGCGGGCACCCGGTGGCACCCTGTCGTGCCCCCATTTGGCTTAATTAAGTGCGCTGTCTGCACCTGCAAG TGGGGTCAGGGGCCCACCCCCAGCTGGGGGACCCCATGCAGGCTGATGGGCCCCGGGGCTGCCGTTTTGCAGGGCAGTGGTTCCCGGAGAGCCAGAGCTGGCACCCTTCGGTGCCCCCCTTTGGGGAGATGA
- the CHRD gene encoding chordin isoform X1, translating into MPSLPAPPAPLLLLGLLLLCSRPARGAGPEHPALPIRPEKEPLPIRGAAGCSFGGKVYALDETWHPDLGEPFGVMRCVLCACEAPQWGRRARGAGRVSCKNIKPECPTLACGQPRQLPGHCCQTCPQERSGLEKQPTGLAFEYPRDPEHRSYSDRGEPGAEDRGRGDGHTGRQGLDFVALLTGPRSQAVARARVSLLRSSLRFSISYRRLDRPTRIRFSDSTGSILFEHPAAPTQDGLVCGVWRAVPRLSLRLLRAEQLHVALVTPSHPSGEVWGPLIRHRALAAETFSAILTLEGPPQQGIGGIALLTLSDTEDSLHFLLLFRGLLEARSGGPAQVPLRLQILHQGKLLRELQANASAQEPGFAEVLPNLTSQEMDWLVLGELQMALERASGPGLRISGHIAARQSCDVLQSVLCGADALIPVQTGAAGSASLTLLGNGSLIYQVQVVGTGSEVVAMTLETKPQRRNQHTVLCHMAGLQLGGYMAVGVCPGLGARGAHMLLQNELFLNVGTKDFPDGELRGHVAALPYSGHSARHDTLPVPLAGALVLPPVQSQAAGHAWLSLDTHCHLHYEVLLAGLGGSEQGTITAHLLGPPGMPGPRRLLKGFYGPEAQGVVKDLEPELLRHLAQGSASLLITTKGSPQGELQGQVHITNQCEAGGLRLAAAGAEEVRVPGALDAVVAEAAALPAVLGPDTPAPAKPGGPGRLRDPNTCFFEGQQRPHGARWAPNYDPLCSLCTCQRRTVICDPMVCPPPSCPSPVQAPDQCCPVCLEKQDVRDLPGLPKNRDPGEGCYFDGDRSWRAAGTRWHPVVPPFGLIKCAVCTCKGGTGEVHCEKVQCPRLACAQPVRANPTDCCKQCPVGSGAHPQLGDPMQADGPRGCRFAGQWFPESQSWHPSVPPFGEMSCITCRCGQLQTPGQSQSWRKKLKAPREQPEGRVTKRMGPGLGEEGRRGPRILLRELQCLWPLFSASSPSPTTSGNHNSTRGGGSQGRPMPCPLQLRPCHPLASALEAQPLSFCT; encoded by the exons ATGCCGAGCCTCCCGGCCCCGCCGGCCCCGCTGCTGCTCCTCGGGCTGCTGCTGCTCTGCTCCCGGCCGGCCCGCGGCGCCGGCCCCGAGCACCCAGCGCTGCCCATCCGGCCCGAGAAGGAGCCGCTGCCCATTCGGGGAGCAGCAG GCTGCTCCTTCGGCGGGAAGGTCTATGCCTTGGACGAGACGTGGCACCCGGACCTGGGGGAGCCCTTCGGGGTGATGCGCTGCGTGTTGTGTGCCTGCGAGGCG CCTCAGTGGGGTCGCCGCGCAAGGGGCGCGGGCAGGGTCAGCTGCAAGAACATCAAACCTGAGTGCCCAACCCTGGCCTGCGGGCAGCCGCGCCAGCTGCCTGGACACTGCTGCCAGACCTGCCCCCAGG AGCGCAGCGGTCTGGAAAAGCAGCCGACGGGCCTGGCCTTCGAGTATCCGCGGGACCCAGAGCACCGAAGCTACAGCGACCGCGGGGAGCCGGGAGCTGAGGATCGGGGGCGTGGAGACGGCCACACGGGTAGGCAGGGGCTGG ACTTCGTGGCGCTGCTGACAGGGCCAAGGTCACAAGCGGTGGCACGGGCCCGAGTGTCACTGCTGCGCTCTAGTCTGCGGTTCTCCATCTCCTACCGGCG GCTGGaccgccctacccgaatccgctTCTCAGACTCCACTGGCAGCATCCTGTTTGAACACCCTGCAGCCCCTACCCAAGATGGCCTG GTCTGTGGTGTGTGGCGAGCAGTGCCTCGGTTGTCTCTGCGGCTCCTTAGGGCAGAACAGCTGCATGTGGCACTCGTGACACCCAGTCACCCTTCAGGGGAGGTCTGGGGGCCTCTCATCCGGCATCGGGCCCTGGCCGCAG AGACCTTCAGTGCCATCCTGACCCTGGAAGGCCCCCCACAGCAGGGCATAGGGGGCATTGCCCTCCTCACGCTCAGTGACACAGAGGACTCCTTGCATTTTTTGCTGCTCTTCCGTGGGCTGCTGGAAGCCAGGAGTGGGG GACCAGCCCAGGTTCCCTTGCGGCTCCAGATTCTACACCAGGGGAAGCTACTACGAGAGCTCCAGGCCAATGCCTCAGCCCAG GAGCCGGGCTTTGCTGAAGTGCTGCCCAACCTGACATCCCAGGAGATGGACTGGCTGGTGCTGGGGGAGCTGCAGATGGCCCTGGAGAGGGCAAGTGGGCCAGGGCTGCGCATCAGTGGACACATTGCTGCCAGGCAGAGCTGTGATG TTCTGCAAAGTGTCCTTTGTGGGGCCGATGCCCTGATCCCCGTTCAGACAGGTGCAGCCGGCTCAGCCAGCCTTACACTGCTAGGAAACGGCTCCCTGATCTACCAA GTACAGGTGGTAGGTACAGGCAGTGAGGTGGTGGCCATGACGCTGGAGACCAAGCCTCAGCGGAGGAACCAGCACACTGTCCTGTGCCACATGGCTGGACTCCAGCTGGGAGGATACATG gcTGTGGGTGTCTGCCCTGGGCTGGGTGCCCGGGGGGCTCATATGCTGCTGCAGAATGAGCTGTTCCTGAACGTGGGCACCAAGGACTTCCCAGATGGAGAGCTGCGGGGGCACGTGGCTGCCCTGCCCTACAGTGGGCACAGCGCCCGCCATGATA CACTACCTGTGCCCCTGGCAGGAGCCCTGGTGTTGCCCCCCGTGCAGAGCCAGGCAGCAGGGCATGCCTGGCTCTCCCTGGATACCCACTGTCACCTGCACTATGAAGTGCTGCTGGCTGGGCTTGGTGGCTCAGAACAGGGCACCATCACTGCCCACCTCCTCGGGCCTCCTGGGATGCCAGGGCCCCGGCGGCTGCTGAAGGGATTCTATGGCCCAGAG GCCCAGGGCGTGGTGAAGGATCTGGAGCCTGAGCTGCTGCGGCACCTGGCACAGGGCTCTGCCTCCTTGCTGATCACCACCAAGGGTAGCCCCCAAGGGGAGCTGCAAGGGCAG GTGCACATCACCAACCAGTGCGAGGCGGGCGGCCTGCGCCTGGCGGCGGCAGGGGCCGAAGAAGTGCGGGTGCCCGGGGCTCTGGATGCAGTGGTGGCCGAGGCGGCTGCGCTGCCCGCTGTGCTGGGCCCAGACACCCCAGCGCCAGCCAAACCTGGTGGCCCCGGGCGGCTCCGAGACCCCAACACCTGCTTCTTCGAGGGGCAGCAGCGCCCCCATGGGGCTCGCTGGGCTCCTAACTATGACCCGCTCTGCTCGCTCTGCACCTGCCAG AGACGCACGGTGATCTGTGACCCCATGGTGTGCCCACCACCCAGCTGCCCAAGCCCGGTGCAGGCGCCGGACCAGTGCTGCCCTGTGTGCCTGG AGAAGCAAGATGTCAGAGACCTGCCGGGGCTGCCGAAGAACAGGGACCCTGGAGAGG GCTGCTATTTTGATGGCGACCGGAGCTGGCGGGCAGCGGGCACCCGGTGGCACCCTGTCGTGCCCCCATTTGGCTTAATTAAGTGCGCTGTCTGCACCTGCAAG GGGGGCACTGGAGAGGTGCACTGTGAGAAGGTGCAGTGTCCCCGGCTGGCCTGTGCCCAGCCTGTCCGTGCCAACCCCACTGACTGCTGCAAACAGTGTCCAG TGGGGTCAGGGGCCCACCCCCAGCTGGGGGACCCCATGCAGGCTGATGGGCCCCGGGGCTGCCGTTTTGCAGGGCAGTGGTTCCCGGAGAGCCAGAGCTGGCACCCTTCGGTGCCCCCCTTTGGGGAGATGAGCTGCATCACCTGCAGATGTGGG CAGTTGCAGACACCAGGACAGTCCCAGAGCTGGAGAAAGAAGCTGAAGGCTCCTAGGGAGCAGCCAGAAGGCCGCGTGACCAAGAGgatggggcctgggctgggggaggaggggcgccGAGGACCCCGCATTCTCCTGCGGGAACTCCAGTGCCTTTGGCCCCTCttttctgcctcttctccctcccccactacCTCTGGGAACCACAACTCCACAAGGGGGGGGGGTAGCCAGGGCCGACCAATGCCATGTCCACTCCAGCTTCGGCCTTGTCACCCTCTCGCCTCTGCCTTGGAAGCCCAACCCCTTTCCTTCTGTACATAA